The Sebastes fasciatus isolate fSebFas1 chromosome 13, fSebFas1.pri, whole genome shotgun sequence genome includes a region encoding these proteins:
- the galr2b gene encoding galanin receptor 2b produces MADFEDFSRPGGQANVSESYQLNPTSVIVSVVFSLIFLLGTIGNSLVLAVLLRSGQVGYNTTNLFILNLSVADFFFIIFCVPFQATIYSLEGWVFGSFMCKVVHFLINLTMYASSFTLAAVSVDRYLAIRYPLRSRELRTPCNAVVAMVIIWGLSLVFAGPYLSYYDLIDYANSTVCIPGWEEQNRKVLDTCTFMFGYVIPVLIVSLSYTRTIKYLWTAVDPLDGMSESKRAKRKVTKMIIIVTVLFCICWLPYHVVILCYLYGDFPFNQTTYAFRLLSHCMAYANSCVNPIVYALVSKHFRKGFKKVFSCILSKNGRNKVHVVHVANTVPGFEAGSTEVSHMIEENIRQNECEMINRPIGEPREATVTLNLPFQRQT; encoded by the exons ATGGCTGACTTTGAGGATTTCAGCAGACCAGGAGGGCAGGCCAATGTATCTGAGAGCTACCAGCTGAACCCGACCAGCGTGATCGTGTCCGTGGTCTTCTCCCTCATCTTCCTGCTGGGCACCATCGGCAACAGCCTGGTGCTCGCCGTGCTTCTGCGGAGCGGCCAGGTGGGATACAACACGACCAATCTGTTCATACTCAACCTGAGCGTGGCCgacttcttcttcatcatcttctgcGTCCCTTTCCAAGCCACCATCTACTCTCTGGAGGGCTGGGTGTTTGGCTCCTTCATGTGCAAAGTCGTCCACTTCCTCATCAACCTCACCATGTACGCCAGCAGCTTCACACTGGCTGCCGTctctgttgacag GTATCTGGCCATTCGTTACCCGCTGCGCTCCAGAGAGCTACGGACCCCGTGTAATgcagtggttgccatggtgatcaTCTGGGGTCTTTCTCTGGTCTTTGCGGGTCCTTATCTCAGCTACTACGACCTGATCGATTACGCCAACAGCACCGTGTGCATCCCGGGCTGGGAGGAGCAGAACCGGAAGGTGCTGGACACGTGCACCTTCATGTTCGGCTACGTCATCCCCGTGCTGATCGTGAGCCTCTCGTACACTCGAACCATCAAGTACCTGTGGACGGCCGTCGACCCGTTGGACGGCATGTCAGAATCCAAGAGGGCCAAACGCAAAGTCACCAAAATGATCATCATCGTCACCGTGCTGTTCTGCATCTGCTGGCTGCCGTACCACGTGGTGATCTTGTGCTACCTGTACGGAGACTTCCCGTTCAATCAGACCACGTACGCCTTCAGGCTGCTCTCTCACTGCATGGCCTACGCCAACTCTTGCGTCAACCCCATCGTCTACGCTCTGGTGTCCAAGCACTTCCGCAAAGGCTTCAAGAAAGTGTTCAGCTGCATCCTCAGTAAAAATGGGAGAAATAAGGTCCATGTGGTCCATGTAGCCAACACTGTGCCCGGGTTTGAAGCAGGCTCCACGGAGGTGTCGCATATGATCGAGGAGAACATACGACAGAATGAATGTGAGATGATTAACAGGCCGATCGGAGAGCCAAGAGAAGCCACAGTGACTCTGAATTTGCCTTTTCAGCGGCAGACTTGA